The proteins below come from a single Spirochaetia bacterium 38H-sp genomic window:
- a CDS encoding NAD(P)H-dependent oxidoreductase subunit E, whose translation MRKIRITVCVGTACYVMGGADILALRDDLPQEWDKHLEWEGSPCLNHCREMGTERAPFVLVDGNLLEGATPERLKDKIAHLIAGVSDA comes from the coding sequence ATGAGAAAAATTAGAATCACAGTATGTGTAGGTACTGCATGCTACGTCATGGGAGGAGCAGACATACTGGCACTCCGGGACGATCTTCCACAGGAATGGGATAAGCATCTGGAATGGGAGGGCTCACCCTGCCTAAACCACTGCAGAGAGATGGGAACAGAGAGGGCACCCTTTGTCCTTGTCGATGGGAACCTATTAGAAGGGGCAACTCCAGAACGCCTTAAGGACAAAATAGCACATCTCATTGCAGGAGTGTCCGATGCCTAG
- the bioD gene encoding dethiobiotin synthase — MLKRTICVIGIDTGIGKTIVTGLLTKSIMTRGIACISAKLIQTGSASSIADDILIHRKIMGIELFDEDREGITCPYIFPLPASPHLAAEDARTVIDKAHVIKNLIKLEDKFSLVIAEAAGGLMVPWTREYTTCDFLAENRLPVVLVSSSRLGSINHTRLTMEVLKNRNISVLGIIYNEYPYTDKKIADESFSLFSELWPYIPVVRLGFIHDFSFSDNKEYRSILYPIVDKILKP, encoded by the coding sequence ATGCTTAAAAGAACAATTTGTGTAATAGGAATTGATACAGGTATAGGGAAAACCATTGTAACAGGTCTTCTTACAAAATCAATTATGACCAGAGGAATAGCATGCATAAGCGCAAAGCTGATACAGACGGGATCTGCTTCTAGTATAGCAGATGACATTCTCATACACAGAAAAATAATGGGTATAGAGTTGTTTGATGAGGACAGAGAGGGGATAACATGTCCCTATATTTTTCCGCTACCAGCATCTCCACATCTTGCCGCAGAAGATGCAAGAACCGTTATAGATAAAGCGCATGTTATAAAAAACCTAATAAAACTAGAAGATAAATTTTCTCTTGTAATCGCAGAGGCTGCGGGAGGACTTATGGTACCATGGACGAGGGAATATACTACCTGTGATTTTCTTGCAGAAAACAGGCTGCCTGTTGTTCTTGTATCTTCATCCAGACTGGGAAGCATAAATCACACCAGACTTACCATGGAGGTCTTAAAAAACAGAAACATATCTGTGCTGGGAATTATCTATAATGAGTACCCATATACGGATAAAAAAATAGCTGATGAATCTTTTTCTTTATTTTCAGAGCTATGGCCATATATTCCCGTTGTACGTTTGGGATTTATTCATGACTTTTCTTTTTCTGATAACAAGGAATACAGGTCAATATTGTACCCAATTGTGGATAAGATTCTAAAACCTTAA
- a CDS encoding SpoIIE family protein phosphatase: MDDIFVEVGSFQIPKYAEHAEGDVFFSKKDLNGKRIVSVLSDGLGSGIKASVLATLTATIGAGCIAHKLSLERTGWLLMRTLPVCSKRKISYATFTIVDIDSDYRVSCLEYDNPPYLLWRGDRLIETTRKKRIIRRHGKGHPPLMEVTLSSFQAILNDRLIFFSDGVTQCGMGSRQFPLGWGLDGVINYVRSLISATPNISARDLARLVVQRAMLIDDNKAKDDITCGVIYFRNARRLLVMTGPPLRKDRDRDLAILFRDFKGKRIISGGTTATIIARELNKQLSVSLDCIDSSLPPPGEMEGADLVTEGILTLGKVADYLERNEVLEYLPRNPATDILRLMLNSDVIEFVVGTRINEAHQDPSMPVELEIRRNVVRKIAGLLEQRYLKKTSIRFI; this comes from the coding sequence ATGGATGACATCTTTGTCGAAGTGGGTTCGTTCCAGATACCCAAGTATGCTGAACATGCAGAGGGAGATGTCTTCTTCTCAAAGAAAGATCTCAACGGTAAGCGTATTGTCTCCGTACTTTCAGATGGTCTGGGTTCTGGGATCAAGGCGTCTGTCTTAGCCACTCTCACAGCTACTATCGGAGCGGGGTGCATTGCACACAAGCTCTCCCTAGAAAGAACAGGATGGCTTCTCATGCGAACTCTTCCTGTATGTTCTAAACGCAAAATAAGTTATGCAACATTTACCATCGTGGACATAGACTCGGACTACAGAGTCTCCTGTCTGGAATACGACAATCCCCCCTATCTCCTTTGGAGAGGAGATCGTCTCATTGAAACAACTCGAAAGAAGAGGATCATTCGAAGACATGGGAAAGGACATCCTCCTTTAATGGAAGTAACTCTCTCTTCTTTCCAAGCTATCCTCAATGACAGACTCATATTCTTCTCTGATGGTGTGACCCAATGCGGTATGGGAAGTCGTCAATTCCCCCTGGGATGGGGATTGGATGGCGTGATCAACTACGTGAGAAGCCTCATCTCCGCCACACCCAATATATCGGCGCGGGATCTTGCCCGATTGGTGGTGCAGCGGGCCATGCTGATAGACGATAACAAGGCCAAAGATGATATCACCTGTGGGGTCATCTATTTCAGAAATGCACGACGGCTACTCGTGATGACCGGCCCTCCACTCCGGAAGGATCGCGATAGAGACCTAGCCATACTATTCAGAGATTTTAAAGGCAAACGTATTATCTCTGGGGGAACCACTGCCACCATCATTGCCCGGGAATTGAACAAGCAGCTTTCTGTTAGCCTCGACTGTATCGACTCGTCATTGCCTCCACCAGGGGAGATGGAGGGAGCTGACCTAGTAACCGAGGGAATCCTCACACTTGGAAAGGTAGCGGACTATCTCGAGAGAAACGAAGTGTTGGAATACCTTCCTCGTAATCCAGCTACAGACATCCTACGCCTCATGCTCAATTCCGACGTTATCGAATTTGTGGTCGGTACAAGGATAAACGAGGCTCATCAGGATCCTTCTATGCCAGTGGAGCTGGAGATCCGTAGGAATGTAGTGAGAAAAATCGCTGGGCTTTTGGAACAGCGATACTTGAAGAAAACCAGTATAAGATTCATCTAA
- a CDS encoding glycosyl hydrolase family 18 protein, which translates to MKRALFLLAAVFLLLLTGCLGPFAPSAGDVAELSSRAASQSLPYNIVVYFPEWGIYAGHNYYYPEHVPFEYITHLQYSFLEIKKVSHTNFQLGIIDSWASLEKAYGTWDQTERKGNIRELKYQRDLRNPNAKLLFSVGGWSRSGYFSEMAYTPEGRQSFAQSCVEFLRTYGYDGIDIDWEWPGVARAPSNSPPGDQGNVVYGTPEEDKVNFTLLLKDLRTALDAAGQQDGKHYILSVAVGAGKDKIDLTEPNKYHQYLDFVSLMTYDYHGGWEKVTNHQSPLYPSPNDPSATTPVNQRTTYNSDWALNYFKTTYGVPASKLNMGIPYYSRGWKGIDANTGINGLFANAQGAADTGAWDGNTAPYYQARAWAAGADGFVRYWDNDAKVPWLYNAAKGIMWTYEDLESITIKANYVKQNGYGGFIIWDITGDYPNTATEKGAELTKAIYNIFGGGSVPTPIPTPTMTTSPTPSATPTATPSPTPTATVTPTPTVTPTPTGSVYPAWDASAVYNGGDRVYYNGHNWEAKWWTQGDKPGSGGEWGVWKDLGPADGSTPTPTPTPTATPTATPSPTPAATVTPTPTVTPTPTATVTPTPTATGSVAEWQAGTAYVTGDVVSYQGAQYKCLQSHTALTGWEPATTPALWQKL; encoded by the coding sequence ATGAAAAGAGCTTTATTTTTATTGGCAGCTGTTTTTTTGCTGCTGCTGACCGGTTGTCTGGGCCCTTTTGCTCCTTCTGCCGGGGATGTGGCTGAGTTGTCCTCACGGGCTGCTTCTCAGAGTTTGCCCTATAATATCGTTGTATATTTCCCTGAGTGGGGAATATATGCGGGGCATAACTATTATTATCCTGAGCATGTGCCTTTTGAGTACATAACTCATCTTCAGTATTCCTTTCTTGAGATAAAAAAGGTGAGTCATACCAATTTTCAGCTTGGTATAATTGATTCTTGGGCAAGTCTTGAGAAGGCTTATGGTACTTGGGATCAGACCGAGCGAAAGGGAAATATTAGGGAGCTCAAATATCAGAGAGATTTGCGCAATCCTAATGCAAAGCTTCTCTTCTCTGTAGGTGGCTGGTCAAGAAGTGGATATTTCTCTGAGATGGCTTATACTCCGGAGGGTAGGCAGAGTTTTGCTCAGAGTTGTGTGGAGTTTTTGAGAACTTATGGTTACGATGGCATAGATATTGACTGGGAATGGCCGGGTGTGGCACGTGCTCCTTCCAACAGTCCTCCCGGAGATCAGGGGAATGTTGTTTATGGTACTCCCGAGGAGGATAAGGTTAACTTTACTCTTCTTCTCAAGGATCTCAGGACTGCTCTTGATGCTGCAGGGCAGCAGGATGGTAAGCACTATATTTTGAGTGTTGCTGTAGGTGCTGGTAAGGACAAGATAGATCTTACTGAGCCCAATAAGTATCATCAATATCTGGATTTTGTCAGTCTTATGACTTATGACTATCATGGTGGTTGGGAAAAAGTAACAAACCATCAGTCTCCTCTTTATCCTAGTCCCAATGATCCTTCTGCAACAACTCCTGTTAATCAGAGAACAACTTATAATTCCGATTGGGCTCTCAATTACTTTAAGACGACTTATGGTGTTCCTGCTTCCAAGCTCAATATGGGAATCCCGTACTATTCTAGAGGATGGAAGGGTATTGATGCCAATACTGGTATAAACGGACTTTTTGCTAATGCTCAGGGTGCTGCTGATACCGGCGCTTGGGATGGAAATACTGCTCCGTATTATCAGGCAAGAGCTTGGGCTGCCGGTGCCGATGGTTTTGTGAGGTATTGGGATAATGATGCCAAGGTGCCATGGTTATATAATGCTGCAAAGGGTATAATGTGGACATACGAGGACCTTGAGAGTATTACTATAAAAGCCAATTATGTTAAGCAAAATGGTTACGGTGGTTTTATAATTTGGGACATAACAGGAGATTATCCCAACACGGCAACAGAAAAGGGAGCAGAGCTTACCAAGGCAATATATAATATTTTTGGCGGAGGGAGTGTACCTACTCCAATACCTACTCCAACAATGACAACAAGTCCTACGCCAAGTGCAACACCGACAGCAACTCCTAGCCCGACACCTACTGCTACAGTAACGCCTACGCCTACAGTGACACCTACACCTACGGGAAGTGTATATCCTGCATGGGATGCTTCTGCCGTGTATAACGGAGGAGATAGAGTATACTACAATGGTCACAACTGGGAAGCAAAGTGGTGGACACAAGGTGATAAGCCCGGAAGTGGAGGAGAATGGGGAGTATGGAAAGATCTTGGTCCTGCAGACGGTTCTACTCCCACACCAACGCCCACACCTACAGCAACACCTACAGCGACTCCAAGTCCGACACCTGCTGCTACAGTAACGCCTACGCCTACAGTGACACCTACACCTACGGCTACTGTAACACCCACACCTACTGCAACAGGCAGTGTAGCAGAATGGCAGGCTGGTACTGCTTATGTTACTGGTGATGTTGTTTCCTACCAGGGTGCACAGTATAAGTGCCTACAGTCTCATACAGCTTTAACAGGCTGGGAGCCTGCAACAACTCCTGCTTTATGGCAGAAATTGTAA
- a CDS encoding pimeloyl-ACP methyl esterase BioG family protein — translation MKAEINIKDKTLPYCAVFLGWSADPTITKHIAAGNINTIFVYDYSDDNSDNVIELFNKIEGKLIVAAWSMGVWAYSCYIRQFLTYKPYKEIALMGTPYGIDKQYGISPETFKATVKHFSKENYTLFLKRAEIPNTPSRSMENIRKELNFLWERKDIKPDIKTISFDFAVCGKHDKIFPPAAQRIFWESMSVRYIETDGGHYPFYNLKKWEHLDYENFISV, via the coding sequence ATGAAAGCTGAAATAAATATAAAAGATAAGACACTACCATACTGTGCTGTTTTTCTCGGATGGAGTGCAGACCCCACTATAACCAAACACATAGCAGCAGGTAATATCAATACGATTTTTGTATACGATTATTCGGATGATAACAGTGATAATGTCATAGAACTTTTTAACAAAATAGAAGGCAAACTTATAGTGGCAGCCTGGTCAATGGGGGTATGGGCATATTCGTGTTATATCCGACAATTCCTCACTTATAAGCCATATAAAGAAATAGCACTAATGGGCACACCGTATGGAATAGACAAACAATACGGGATATCACCGGAAACTTTTAAAGCAACTGTCAAACATTTTTCCAAGGAAAACTATACACTATTTCTAAAACGGGCAGAAATTCCAAACACTCCCTCTCGCAGCATGGAAAATATAAGAAAGGAATTGAATTTTTTGTGGGAAAGAAAAGATATAAAACCGGATATAAAAACAATAAGCTTTGATTTTGCTGTATGCGGAAAACATGACAAAATATTCCCACCGGCTGCCCAGCGTATTTTTTGGGAAAGTATGTCCGTAAGATACATAGAAACAGACGGAGGACACTACCCTTTCTATAACCTTAAAAAATGGGAGCACTTAGACTATGAAAACTTTATCAGCGTATGA
- a CDS encoding (2Fe-2S) ferredoxin domain-containing protein, translated as MNKERNIIVCMGSSCHSRGNAFTVKMISTWLKEHGLNQKIEVKGELCSGRCKEGPVVRIGSRIYEHVQPEAIPDILSFEFPEEK; from the coding sequence ATGAATAAAGAACGAAATATCATAGTTTGTATGGGAAGTTCCTGTCATTCTCGTGGAAATGCCTTTACGGTAAAGATGATCAGCACATGGCTAAAAGAACATGGATTGAATCAGAAGATAGAGGTAAAAGGTGAGCTCTGTTCCGGAAGGTGTAAGGAAGGTCCTGTTGTACGGATAGGTTCCAGAATATATGAGCATGTCCAGCCGGAGGCGATTCCTGATATCCTCTCATTTGAATTCCCAGAGGAGAAATGA
- a CDS encoding methyltransferase domain-containing protein yields MKTLSAYDIAEKFKKRINTYDKEAFIQDFMANLLIKEIKKQRENYKTVFEAGAGTGIFTNRIKKELSFRKLYINDIIYEEDLCYDDISVIAGDICSAVFPDNIDLFCSNAMLQWINDKKSLLEKIYYALSKNGLIAISSFGKDNFLQIKKISGAGLEYNSWEELFDMLSACKMEIIYTGEKHLHMVFPSAQEVLKHIKRTGVNACGKYWDGSVKFLINEYEKKFKKNNGVYLTYHPIWFIARKKNA; encoded by the coding sequence ATGAAAACTTTATCAGCGTATGATATTGCAGAAAAATTTAAAAAAAGAATAAATACATATGATAAAGAAGCCTTTATCCAGGATTTTATGGCAAATCTGCTTATAAAAGAGATAAAAAAACAGAGAGAAAATTACAAAACCGTGTTTGAAGCAGGCGCAGGCACAGGGATATTTACCAATCGTATAAAAAAAGAACTTAGCTTTAGAAAACTATACATTAACGATATAATATATGAAGAAGATCTATGTTATGATGATATATCCGTTATTGCTGGTGATATATGCTCAGCAGTTTTTCCGGACAATATAGACTTATTCTGTTCTAATGCCATGTTACAATGGATAAACGATAAAAAATCCTTGCTAGAAAAAATATATTACGCTTTATCAAAGAACGGTCTCATTGCAATATCGAGTTTTGGTAAAGATAATTTTTTACAAATAAAGAAGATATCAGGAGCAGGTCTGGAGTATAATAGCTGGGAAGAACTTTTTGATATGCTTTCTGCCTGCAAAATGGAAATTATATATACCGGAGAAAAACACTTGCATATGGTATTTCCCTCTGCACAGGAAGTGCTAAAACACATAAAAAGAACAGGTGTTAATGCCTGCGGTAAATATTGGGATGGATCAGTAAAATTTCTTATAAACGAATATGAAAAAAAATTTAAAAAGAACAATGGTGTATATCTCACATATCACCCTATATGGTTTATAGCAAGGAAAAAGAATGCTTAA
- a CDS encoding [Fe-Fe] hydrogenase large subunit C-terminal domain-containing protein produces MPREDNRTKIRRDLLVRIARLLTNGTIEEEIDAIPFDMTNEGWEQVRCCIQHDRALLRLRLLALMGFEVEGKEDVVRPLGYYAHILMEHVSNMVSREHVFSQVKEPEAKTEIESSHSSVSLEREANVAVDLTAPLKLNDRFPLHMITEACNACEGARFMVTEACQGCVARPCKTGCPKDATSIVRGRAYIDYEKCINCGLCARVCPFHAIVRIPVPCEEVCPVGAIKKGKDGVARIDHRTCILCGKCLKNCPFGAPQEQSDLFSVVTALRMKRKVIAMLAPAAMAQFPTSPGRLPSALRRIGFDEVVEVAAAADRVAKEEAQEIVERLSTGEAFVATSCCPSWVRAASRLDGIADHVSHTPSPMVMGARLVKEENPNAFVVFIGPCLAKKQEGKEEEAVDAVITIEELGALLVAMEIEVGEEEELPLEETISSYGRGFGASSGVSYAVLHAIDELESEIKIEHRVIDGLSSDSLKEIARWSIDSPESTLVEVMACEGGCVGGPCAIAHPKTSKKLLMKYAGEVNKQV; encoded by the coding sequence ATGCCTAGAGAAGATAACCGAACAAAGATCAGAAGGGATCTTCTTGTGAGAATAGCTCGACTTCTCACTAATGGGACCATAGAAGAAGAGATAGATGCCATTCCATTTGATATGACAAATGAGGGATGGGAACAGGTTAGATGTTGCATACAACATGATCGGGCACTCCTCCGACTAAGGCTACTGGCTCTCATGGGCTTTGAGGTGGAAGGCAAGGAGGATGTAGTACGACCGCTCGGATATTACGCACATATCCTCATGGAACATGTGTCTAACATGGTGAGCAGAGAGCACGTCTTCTCCCAAGTGAAAGAACCAGAAGCAAAGACTGAGATAGAAAGCAGCCACAGCTCTGTCTCGCTGGAGAGGGAGGCAAATGTGGCAGTTGACCTTACTGCTCCATTAAAACTGAACGATAGATTCCCCCTCCATATGATTACCGAAGCCTGCAACGCCTGTGAGGGAGCCCGATTCATGGTGACGGAGGCATGTCAGGGGTGTGTAGCTCGTCCATGTAAGACAGGATGTCCCAAGGATGCAACCTCTATCGTTAGAGGACGGGCTTATATTGATTACGAAAAATGCATCAACTGTGGCCTCTGTGCAAGGGTATGCCCTTTTCACGCCATCGTGAGAATACCAGTACCATGCGAAGAAGTGTGCCCTGTAGGTGCGATCAAAAAGGGAAAAGACGGGGTGGCTCGCATTGACCATAGGACATGCATTCTCTGCGGTAAGTGTCTCAAAAACTGTCCCTTTGGTGCACCACAGGAACAGTCAGATCTCTTCAGCGTTGTGACTGCTCTTCGCATGAAAAGGAAAGTAATAGCAATGCTGGCTCCTGCAGCAATGGCCCAGTTTCCCACTTCGCCTGGACGACTTCCCTCTGCCCTTCGTAGAATAGGGTTCGATGAGGTAGTGGAGGTGGCTGCTGCTGCCGATCGTGTGGCAAAAGAAGAAGCTCAGGAAATAGTAGAGCGATTATCTACTGGAGAGGCTTTCGTAGCCACCTCGTGCTGTCCATCTTGGGTTCGTGCAGCCTCTAGACTGGATGGGATCGCTGATCATGTCTCTCACACCCCGAGCCCAATGGTGATGGGTGCCCGACTTGTAAAGGAGGAGAATCCCAACGCCTTTGTGGTTTTCATTGGTCCCTGTCTTGCCAAGAAACAAGAGGGAAAGGAGGAAGAGGCAGTAGATGCGGTCATTACTATAGAAGAGCTTGGGGCACTCCTAGTCGCCATGGAAATAGAGGTAGGAGAAGAGGAAGAGCTTCCACTGGAGGAGACAATATCATCCTATGGAAGAGGATTCGGTGCTTCCTCAGGGGTTAGCTACGCGGTGCTCCATGCCATTGATGAGTTGGAGTCCGAGATAAAGATAGAACATAGGGTAATTGACGGACTATCCTCTGACTCTCTTAAGGAGATCGCTCGATGGAGTATTGATTCACCGGAAAGTACGCTTGTTGAGGTTATGGCGTGTGAAGGCGGGTGTGTCGGGGGGCCCTGTGCCATCGCTCATCCCAAAACATCTAAAAAACTGCTCATGAAATATGCAGGTGAAGTCAATAAACAGGTATAA
- a CDS encoding [Fe-Fe] hydrogenase large subunit C-terminal domain-containing protein, which yields MTLHRLIYTVTSDCFDCYKCIRECPVKAIRISAGRAEVIEELCIYCGHCVEVCPSGAKRVRSDIDRAKTILSLRSRVVLSLAPSFTAFFRDISPQKLINSCRKLGFHAVSETAVGADIVSEKTREILAEHVEQESGRLLISSACPVIVEYISRYRPDLLSYVIPVGSPMRAHAEYLKSVFGYDTAVVFAGPCIAKKKEADHSGGVVDLALTFSELGAWMEEDVVENYPSKINSNGVSFYPSRSSYGSLYPVQGGAIRSLESIGIPDSWVCESFSGITQIAHALDGLDINSLNIPLFLELLACEGGCINGPAFGSCRGSLERHLKVLSYAEGASKKPIKYALSLEVKADGDPYIEPPISDDEIREALRSVGKYTIEDELNCSGCGYDTCRAFAEAMVRRRAERSMCVSYMRKLAQKKANALLKTMPSAAVVVNQELKIVECNSNFAHLWGTEIEGMYGVKPGLEGADLRKIVPFWKAFKLVLDEQGPELVEEDFKVGKRIIHGSIFVIERGAVAGGLFQDITVPWIQRDRIIQQARKVMRDHLRTVQKVAYLLGENAAEMEATLSSIVESFEGENHG from the coding sequence ATGACATTACATCGCCTCATCTATACAGTTACCTCTGACTGTTTTGATTGCTACAAATGTATCCGCGAATGTCCTGTAAAGGCCATACGCATATCTGCTGGCCGTGCGGAGGTTATAGAAGAGTTGTGTATATACTGTGGCCACTGTGTGGAAGTTTGTCCTTCCGGCGCAAAGAGGGTGCGCTCCGATATAGATAGGGCCAAAACGATTCTTTCTCTCCGATCAAGAGTAGTTCTTTCTCTAGCACCTAGTTTTACCGCGTTCTTCAGGGACATCTCCCCACAGAAACTCATTAACTCATGCAGAAAGCTAGGTTTCCATGCTGTGTCAGAAACAGCAGTGGGTGCAGATATCGTATCTGAGAAGACAAGAGAAATACTCGCAGAACATGTGGAGCAAGAATCGGGACGTCTTCTCATCTCTTCGGCCTGTCCTGTGATCGTGGAATACATCTCGCGATATCGTCCGGACCTGCTTTCTTATGTTATACCTGTGGGATCTCCCATGAGAGCACATGCCGAATATCTCAAATCAGTATTCGGATATGACACAGCAGTCGTATTTGCAGGCCCATGCATAGCAAAGAAGAAGGAGGCTGATCATTCTGGAGGGGTTGTAGATCTTGCTCTCACATTTTCCGAGCTTGGTGCTTGGATGGAGGAGGATGTGGTGGAGAACTATCCATCAAAGATCAATAGCAATGGAGTAAGTTTCTATCCCTCACGATCATCATATGGCTCCTTGTACCCGGTACAGGGAGGTGCCATTCGTAGCCTTGAGAGTATAGGAATTCCCGACTCGTGGGTCTGCGAGTCGTTTTCAGGAATCACACAGATTGCTCATGCTTTAGATGGTCTGGACATCAATTCTCTAAACATACCGCTTTTTCTAGAACTTCTAGCATGTGAGGGGGGATGCATCAACGGCCCAGCGTTTGGAAGCTGCAGAGGAAGCCTAGAGCGACATCTTAAGGTCCTGTCGTACGCAGAAGGGGCATCCAAGAAGCCGATAAAATACGCTCTTTCACTCGAGGTAAAGGCAGACGGCGATCCATACATTGAGCCTCCTATATCGGATGATGAGATACGCGAAGCCCTCCGCTCAGTAGGCAAGTACACCATTGAAGACGAATTAAACTGTTCTGGCTGCGGTTATGATACGTGTCGCGCCTTTGCTGAGGCCATGGTGCGGAGAAGAGCAGAACGATCCATGTGTGTCTCCTACATGAGGAAGTTGGCACAGAAGAAGGCAAATGCACTCCTTAAGACTATGCCATCGGCCGCCGTGGTGGTAAATCAGGAGCTAAAAATTGTGGAATGCAATTCCAATTTTGCGCATCTCTGGGGAACCGAGATAGAGGGTATGTATGGGGTCAAGCCCGGTCTGGAAGGAGCAGATTTGAGAAAGATTGTCCCCTTTTGGAAGGCTTTTAAGCTCGTCCTAGATGAGCAGGGTCCTGAACTCGTGGAGGAAGATTTTAAAGTAGGAAAGCGGATTATTCATGGCAGTATCTTCGTTATCGAACGGGGGGCGGTTGCGGGAGGATTATTTCAGGATATCACGGTTCCATGGATACAACGTGACAGAATCATTCAACAAGCAAGAAAAGTCATGAGAGATCACCTCCGTACAGTCCAGAAGGTGGCTTATCTCCTAGGAGAAAACGCAGCAGAGATGGAAGCAACCTTGAGTTCCATAGTAGAATCCTTTGAGGGGGAGAATCATGGATGA
- a CDS encoding aminotransferase class I/II-fold pyridoxal phosphate-dependent enzyme, whose product MSWFETFFAEQEYQLKERNQYRQIQAILRKGKHIITGKNQVLNLASNDYLGLAGNSQHIEDFLKQYKNNIFMGSTSSRLISGDSPELREAEERFAKWIKKETALILPSGYHANISIFAAFQETDTCVFMDKSCHASMYDGVKLGSLKLYRYPHNNMEMLLKLLKKHRAKHKNAIIATEALFSMDGDTADIKNISQLAKEYDCISIVDEAHSIGITGPHGAGITRKTELEQDIDIIIATGGKALGAAGGLIACSNKIRTFLINRSRPLIYSTAISPIIAAWLSYTMEKVKKMQKEREKLKSLWEYTRKKLKQKGYNTGNSNMQIIPIITGSSKQALFLSEKLRNNGIYSPAIRPPTVRETKSCVRISITSLMEKTDIHQLLESIGDTQYES is encoded by the coding sequence ATGAGTTGGTTTGAAACATTTTTTGCAGAACAGGAATACCAGCTAAAAGAAAGAAACCAATACAGACAGATACAGGCAATCCTAAGAAAAGGGAAACATATAATAACAGGCAAAAACCAAGTCCTCAACCTTGCATCCAATGACTATCTAGGACTAGCAGGCAATTCTCAACACATAGAAGATTTTTTAAAACAATATAAAAACAACATATTTATGGGAAGCACATCAAGCAGACTTATATCAGGAGATAGCCCAGAGCTAAGAGAGGCAGAAGAAAGATTTGCCAAATGGATAAAAAAAGAAACAGCCCTTATCTTACCAAGCGGATATCATGCAAACATAAGTATCTTTGCAGCATTCCAAGAAACAGACACATGCGTATTCATGGATAAGAGCTGCCATGCAAGTATGTACGATGGAGTAAAACTCGGTTCGCTTAAATTATACAGATACCCACATAACAATATGGAAATGCTGTTAAAATTGCTCAAAAAACACAGAGCAAAACATAAAAACGCAATAATAGCTACAGAAGCTCTTTTTTCAATGGATGGAGACACTGCAGATATAAAAAATATCTCGCAACTTGCAAAAGAATACGACTGTATAAGTATAGTAGATGAAGCTCATAGCATTGGGATAACAGGTCCCCATGGTGCTGGTATAACAAGAAAAACAGAACTTGAGCAGGACATAGATATAATAATAGCGACAGGAGGTAAAGCATTGGGGGCAGCAGGAGGACTGATTGCATGCTCAAACAAAATACGCACATTTCTCATAAATAGAAGCAGACCATTAATATACAGCACAGCGATATCACCAATAATAGCGGCATGGTTAAGTTATACAATGGAAAAAGTTAAGAAAATGCAGAAAGAAAGAGAAAAGCTCAAATCACTATGGGAATATACAAGAAAAAAACTTAAACAAAAAGGATACAATACGGGCAATTCTAATATGCAAATCATACCTATTATAACAGGAAGCTCAAAACAGGCTCTCTTCCTATCAGAAAAACTAAGAAATAACGGAATATACTCTCCTGCAATACGCCCTCCCACTGTGAGGGAAACAAAATCCTGTGTAAGAATATCTATAACATCCCTTATGGAAAAAACCGATATACACCAACTCTTAGAATCAATAGGAGATACACAATATGAAAGCTGA